A window from Sinanaerobacter sp. ZZT-01 encodes these proteins:
- a CDS encoding GHKL domain-containing protein, translating into MTLGIIILCGVLFTQGIHAADHVAIVIVLVLILAWFLICSADAFFVSVFNFLTCINIYISISYISSIVSIHGGGVAYVTEYNIARTFIYGAIIPWLFKFVRPHFRRLVDSLDKEWRTATLVPLMFLILQIVLLYYPVPYFFWESENWNQIVIVIVYLLFLAVYYLLYIQASDIVEKYALENRNLLMVQQDKLWESELARQKAAVVLASQQLHDMHHHNAVIMEMLKVGKLSELEGYMQSFDAALDMTQSTVYCKNPIINSICNAYAKKAKQAQVKITFQIVVPEQIGIDNVDLTCIFGNILENAIEGCLRLPDEKIREITVAARYVDGRLRIRVENTCREDIAFEGELPKTQKRSGGTGIKSLIYTAERYEGTSGFSVNNGKFIAQIVLNEL; encoded by the coding sequence ATGACTTTAGGGATAATCATTCTTTGCGGAGTGCTTTTTACTCAGGGTATTCATGCAGCTGATCATGTTGCTATTGTTATCGTTTTGGTCCTGATACTCGCATGGTTTCTAATTTGCTCTGCGGATGCCTTTTTCGTCTCGGTTTTTAACTTTCTGACATGTATTAACATCTATATCTCCATCAGTTACATCAGCTCTATCGTGAGCATACACGGCGGCGGTGTTGCGTATGTGACCGAATACAACATCGCTCGTACGTTCATCTATGGGGCGATTATCCCGTGGTTGTTTAAATTTGTTCGCCCGCACTTTCGTAGATTGGTGGACTCTTTGGACAAAGAATGGCGTACCGCCACGCTGGTGCCCCTGATGTTTTTAATTCTTCAAATCGTTCTTCTGTACTATCCGGTTCCATACTTTTTTTGGGAGAGCGAAAACTGGAACCAAATTGTTATCGTTATCGTCTATCTGTTGTTCTTAGCGGTATACTATCTCCTGTATATTCAGGCAAGTGATATTGTAGAAAAATATGCTTTAGAGAACCGAAACTTACTCATGGTACAACAAGACAAGCTGTGGGAATCGGAGCTTGCACGACAAAAGGCGGCAGTAGTTTTAGCATCCCAGCAGCTACATGATATGCATCACCACAATGCAGTTATCATGGAAATGCTTAAGGTCGGCAAACTGAGCGAACTTGAAGGATATATGCAAAGCTTTGATGCGGCTCTGGACATGACCCAAAGCACAGTCTATTGCAAGAATCCAATTATCAACAGCATTTGCAATGCCTATGCAAAAAAAGCGAAGCAGGCACAAGTTAAGATTACTTTTCAAATAGTTGTCCCTGAACAAATAGGGATTGATAACGTTGACTTGACTTGTATCTTTGGTAATATACTCGAAAATGCCATTGAGGGCTGTTTGCGGTTGCCTGATGAAAAGATACGGGAAATTACTGTGGCCGCAAGATATGTAGATGGAAGATTGCGTATACGAGTTGAGAATACTTGCCGTGAGGATATTGCCTTTGAAGGGGAGCTGCCAAAAACGCAAAAGCGAAGCGGCGGAACAGGGATAAAAAGCTTGATCTACACCGCTGAGCGGTATGAAGGCACATCAGGATTTTCGGTAAATAATGGTAAGTTCATTGCTCAAATCGTCCTCAATGAACTTTAA